In Hippoglossus stenolepis isolate QCI-W04-F060 chromosome 13, HSTE1.2, whole genome shotgun sequence, a single genomic region encodes these proteins:
- the tlr7 gene encoding toll-like receptor 7, which produces MLFHLMCLALPALWRCLCASTATVSYPKTLPCDVSEASNGSVVTVDCTERGLKEIPRGIPRETTNLTLTINHIPKLNSSSFHGLVNLTEIDMRCNCVPIKIGPKDRVCTKSVTIEENTFTSMRSLRALYLDGNQLFSIPKGLPPNLILLSLEVNHIYYISKANFSDLGNVQMLYLGQNCYYRNPCNVSYDIENGTFSQLHNLTLLSLKSNNLSDIPRDLPTSLKELYLYNNNIQKVTSEDFKNLTNLEILDISGNCPRCYNAPFPCQPCPNNSPLQISRTAFKMLTKLKTLRLHSNSLYHVPPEWFATTTELRVLDLSSNFLAREIGVSYFPKFLGSLEELDLSFNYEFQRYPETLRLSGSFSSLKSLKILRLKAFVFHQLKAESIAPLKDLANLEVVDFGENFIKMTNFSILMELKSFKVINLSDNKISLPSDGQDAVGFAGGEPLHWSPMSARYQSNEVREIHYFRYDEYARSCKHKDKEIGVVTYFVKRECSQFGKTLDVSRNNIFFLHSKFLNLRELRCLNLSGNAMSQSLNGSEFTHLTNLQYLDFSLNRLDLLYSTAFQELKSLVILDISYNNHYFESEGLTHMLNFTKHLKNLKILLMNHNKISTSTNTELESQSLERLEFIDNRLDMLWRDGDTRYVNFFKKLLNLTVLDISSNNLNFIPDAVYSNLPDKLSELYIKNNELKSFAWDKLQLLRSLKVLDLSGNSLDHVPVLSNCTKYLKKLILHKNLIFKLAPDFLKDAYNLKYLDLSSNRIQHIEKSSFPDDVVNRMDMLLLQDNRFVCTCNVSWFVTWLNRTTVTIPRLATDVTCAAPEAQTGHPVISVDLLACQHNSLSIILYTLMTSLILSFLTLSIASHLFLWDVWYIYHFCRAKVKGYGRLYSQSSVYDAFVMYDKEDPEVSEWVMREMCVHLEDSGDHCLSLCLEERDWLPGCPLIDNLSQSIHRSKRTVFILTDKYIKSGNFKTAFYMAHQRLMDEKDDVIVLIFLQKVPCNSKYLRLRKRLYKGSVLEWPTNPQAQPYFWFSLRSVLATESHKQYSNLFKETL; this is translated from the exons ATGCTCTTCCACCTG ATGTGTTTGGCACTGCCGGCCCTGTGGCGTTGTCTCTGCGCATCAACAGCCACCGTCTCTTACCCGAAAACGCTGCCGTGCGATGTTAGCGAGGCCAGCAACGGCAGCGTGGTAACAGTGGACTGCACCGAGAGGGGCCTGAAAGAAATCCCCCGTGGCATCCCCAGGGAAACCACCAATCTGACGCTTACCATCAACCACATTCCAAAAttaaactcctcctccttccacggGCTGGTGAACCTGACTGAGATCGACATGAGGTGCAACTGCGTGCCCATCAAAATTGGCCCCAAAGACCGAGTGTGTACCAAGAGTGTGACGATAGAGGAAAACACCTTCACGAGTATGAGGAGCCTGCGCGCGTTGTATCTAGATGGCAATCAGCTCTTCAGTATACCTAAAGGTCTGCCGCCAAACCTGATCCTGCTGAGTTTGGAAGTGaatcacatttattatatttccaAAGCGAACTTCTCTGACCTCGGGAACGTTCAGATGCTTTATCTTGGCCAGAACTGCTATTATCGTAACCCCTGTAACGTGTCCTACGATATAGAGAACGGTACGTTTTCCCAGCTTCACAACTTAACATTGTTATCccttaaatcaaataatttatcTGATATTCCTCGTGATCTACCCACAAGTCTGAAGGAGTTGTATCTTTACAACAATAATATTCAAAAAGTCACTAGTGAGGATTTCAAAAACTTAACAAACCTTGAGATTCTAGATATTAGTGGAAACTGTCCTCGATGTTACAATGCCCCCTTCCCTTGTCAACCGTGCCCAAATAATTCACCGCTACAAATCAGCAgaactgcatttaaaatgttaaccAAACTTAAGACGCTCCGCTTGCACAGCAACTCTCTGTACCATGTGCCACCCGAGTGGTTTGCCACCACAACAGAACTGAGAGTGCTTGACCTCTCCTCAAACTTTTTAGCAAGAGAGATAGGAGTCTCATATTTCCCCAAATTCCTGGGAAGTCTGGAAGAACTGGACCTTTCGTTTAACTATGAGTTTCAGCGCTATCctgagacactgagactgaGTGGCAGTTTCTCCTCCCTCAAATCCCTCAAGATTCTCCGACTAAAGGCTTTTGTGTTCCATCAGCTAAAAGCAGAGAGTATTGCTCCTTTAAAAGATCTGGCAAACCTTGAGGTTGTAGATTTTGGTGAAAACTtcataaaaatgacaaacttCAGCATTCTGATGGagttaaaaagctttaaagTAATAAACTTGTCTGACAACAAAATATCTTTGCCCTCTGATGGCCAAGATGCTGTGGGATTCGCTGGAGGAGAGCCCTTGCACTGGTCTCCAATGTCAGCTCGGTATCAGAGTAATGAAGTGAGAGAGATTCATTACTTCAGATATGACGAATATGCACGCAGCTGCaaacataaagacaaagaaatagGAGTTGTTACATACTTTGTCAAAAGAGAATGTAGTCAGTTTGGCAAAACCCTGGATGTGAGtagaaacaacattttcttcttGCATTCAAAATTTTTAAACCTCAGAGAGCTGAGGTGCCTCAATCTGTCTGGAAATGCGATGAGCCAAAGTCTGAATGGCTCTGAATTCACCCATCTGACTAATTTACAATATCTGGACTTCTCCCTGAATCGCCTGGACCTGCTCTACTCCACCGCATTCCAAGAGCTAAAAAGTCTGGTCATCCTGGATATAAGTTACAACAACCATTATTTTGAATCCGAGGGCTTGACTCACATGCTTAATTTCACTAAACACTTAAAGAATCTCAAAATATTGCTGATGAATCACAATAAGATCTCTACTTCTacaaacacagagctggagAGCCAGTCTCTTGAGAGGTTAGAGTTCATAGATAACCGGTTAGATATGTTGTGGAGGGATGGGGACACAAGATACGTAAATTTCTTCAAGAAATTACTCAACCTGACTGTCCTCGACATCTCTAGTAACAACCTCAATTTCATTCCAGACGCAGTGTATAGCAATCTACCAGACAAGCTTTCTGAGCTCTACATCAAAAACAACGAATTAAAATCCTTTGCCTGGGATAAACTGCAACTTCTACGTTCTTTAAAAGTCTTAGATCTCAGTGGAAACAGTTTAGATCATGTTCCAGTGCTGTCTAACTGCACCAAATATCTCAAGAAACTAATTTTACATAAAAACCTAATTTTTAAACTCGCGCCAGATTTCCTCAAAGATGCTTACAACTTGAAATATCTGGATCTCAGTTCTAATCGCATACAGCACATTGAAAAGTCGAGCTTTCCAGATGATGTTGTTAATAGGATGGACATGCTGCTCCTGCAGGACAATAGATTTGTATGCACTTGCAACGTGTCTTGGTTTGTAACATGGCTCAACAGGACCACAGTGACCATCCCCCGGCTTGCCACAGACGTGACCTGTGCCGCACCAGAGGCGCAAACAGGTCACCCAGTAATCTCAGTGGACCTGCTGGCCTGCCAGCACAACAGCCTGTCGATCATTCTCTACACCCTCATGACTTCCCTCATCCTCAGCTTCCTCACCCTGTCCATTGCTAGCCATCTCTTCCTGTGGGACGTCTGGTACATATACCATTTCTGCAGGGCCAAGGTCAAAGGCTATGGCCGCCTGTACTCCCAGAGCTCTGTCTATGATGCCTTCGTCATGTATGATAAGGAGGATCCCGAAGTGTCGGAGTGGGTGATGAGGGAAATGTGCGTTCATCTGGAGGACAGCGGAGACCATTGCCTTTCACTGTGTTTGGAGGAGCGGGACTGGCTGCCGGGATGCCCCCTGATCGACAACCTCTCCCAGAGCATCCACAGGAGCAAAAGGACCGTGTTTATTCTCACTGACAAATACATCAAAAGCGGCAACTTCAAGACGGCTTTCTACATGGCCCACCAAAGGCTGATGGATGAAAAAGACGACGTCATCGTACTGATCTTCCTGCAGAAGGTACCCTGCAATTCAAAGTACCTGAGGCTACGGAAGAGACTGTACAAGGGCTCTGTGCTGGAGTGGCCAACGAACCCTCAGGCCCAGCCGTACTTCTGGTTCAGCCTGAGAAGTGTATTAGCAACTGAAAGTCACAAACAATACAGCAACCTCTTTAAAGAGACACTGTAA
- the tmsb4x gene encoding thymosin beta-4 has translation MSDKPDISEVENFDKTKLKKTDTVEKNPLPTKEMIEQEKTG, from the exons ATGTCTGACAAACCCGATATCTCAGAAGTCGAGAACTTCGACAAGACCAAGCTGAAGAAGACTGACACTGTGGAAAAGAACCCACTGCCAACCAAAGAGA TGATCGAGCAGGAGAAGACAGGATGA
- the LOC118120442 gene encoding toll-like receptor 8 has product MTVTCWMQLLLLWVCCHYEVQPSSSFKPMWMSPRFPCDVKVSNDSRIKFDCRGRHLHRVPFGITRNATVIDLSENYIANISGHVFSKLQNLTTLYLNWANKQKVLRIGDNVFKNLTKLNHLGLTGNSLTEIPGNLPPSVEILDLGINKLQLDNMNLSGLTNVTQLWLAKNCYIWNPCQRNVTIMHSPFAVMTKLQILELSFNNLTHVPRGFPPSLMELRLASNKIQYISDDDFKGLHNLKTLHIQGNCPRCQNAPYPCVPCQNLSLGIHPYAFHNLTELEILHMGGNSLEFLHPNWFSRLNKLKDLFLSFNFLLKVITGDATFLRYLPNLEKIDLSFNFGLKVYPTSLNLSKDFAYLKSLRTLHLEALVFQSIGPYTLRPLYKLKNLTALNLGTNFIIDSDSNIFHNLSQVKLIYLAENRLYPILVKSSRYLSDENNQRSDFSISPRPKDPTFEVSHYFVKKECFESGRVLSLSSNNIFFISRNQFEGYENIACLNLSRNGFSAALNGTEFHSLPDLTYLDLSFNKIDLAYDNAFKELQKLQVLDLSYNPHYFLSYGITHNLNFIRNLPVLRVLNMSHNAISTLTTKQLCSQSLSELQFTDNNLGILWKEKDVTYNMLFTNLTNLTYLDISDNKIGKIPDNIYQYIPRNLTKLCISHNLLTGFKWDAIKYFHQLQVLDLSFNSLSDVTGINSNFTQTLIFLDLSHNYIFHLDDGFIKGPRSLSILSLSYNKLTTINQSTFQSRPDNQIQILYLQGNPFQCTCDSLDFILWIEDSNVKIPRLTTEVICETPANQKDQALIYFDIKQCVNDSQAFLMYILTTSFIIAFMFVATTAHLFYWDASYVIHYMIAKLKGYRSLNSSNSFYDAFVTYDNRDPHVSEWVMSNLRVKLEEEGEKSLPLCLEERDWVPGVPVLDNLTYSIQYSRKTLFVLTEGYVKTGVFKLAMYLAHQRLMDENVDVIVLLMLEPVLQHSQFLRLRRRLCGESVVEWPRTAAAEPWFWQNLRNVVRVDNQLMYNQTYSKYLTSR; this is encoded by the exons ATG acTGTCACATGTTGGATGCAGTTGCTGCTCCTCTGGGTGTGTTGCCATTATGAGGTCCAGCCTTCTTCTTCGTTTAAACCCATGTGGATGTCGCCGCGGTTCCCGTGTGACGTCAAAGTCAGCAACGACTCTAGGATCAAGTTTGACTGCAGAGGGCGTCATCTGCATAGAGTACCTTTTGGAATAACTAGGAACGCCACTGTGATCGACTTGTCAGAAAATTACATCGCAAACATTTCAGGGCATGTGTTTTCTAAACTGCAGAATCTGACCACACTCTATCTGAACTGGGCGAACAAGCAAAAAGTACTGCGGATCGGTGACAATGTCTTCAAAAATCTCACCAAACTGAATCATCTGGGGCTGACTGGAAACTCTCTGACGGAAATTCCTGGCAATCTCCCTCCCAGTGTAGAAATCCTTGATCTAGGGATAAACAAGCTCCAGCTGGACAACATGAATCTATCAGGCTTAACAAACGTGACACAACTGTGGCTCGCCAAAAACTGCTACATATGGAATCCATGTCAAAGAAATGTGACCATTATGCACAGCCCCTTTGCAGTTATGACCAAACTGCAGATTCTGGAGTTGTCGTTTAATAATTTAACCCACGTTCCCCGAGGATTCCCTCCTTCATTAATGGAGTTACGGCTGGCTTCtaacaaaatacaatacatatCTGACGACGATTTCAAAGGGCTGCATAATTTAAAAACCCTACACATTCAAGGGAACTGTCCAAGGTGCCAAAATGCACCATACCCATGTGTCCCTTGCCAAAATCTTTCTCTTGGCATCCATCCTTATGCATTTCACAATCTGACAGAGCTTGAGATACTGCACATGGGAGGAAACTCGCTGGAGTTCCTGCATCCTAACTGGTTTAGTAGGCTGAACAAGCTGAAAGATTTGTTCCTGTCATTTAACTTCTTGCTAAAAGTAATAACTGGGGATGCAACATTTCTAAGATACCTTCCCAACTTAGAAAAAATAGATCTGTCCTTCAACTTTGGTCTCAAGGTATACCCTACGTCCTTAAATCTTTCAAAGGATTTTGCTTATCTCAAGTCACTTAGAACTTTGCATCTAGAGGCTTTAGTCTTTCAGAGTATTGGACCGTACACGCTCCGTCCTCTGTATAAGCTCAAAAATCTGACTGCACTGAATTTAGGGACTAACTTCATTATTGACTCTGATTCTAATATATTCCACAACCTCTCTCAGGTGAAATTAATATACCTCGCAGAAAACAGGCTGTATCCCATTCTGGTAAAAAGTTCCAGATATCTGAGTGACGAAAACAATCAGAGGTCAGACTTTTCCATTTCACCCCGTCCTAAAGACCCTACTTTTGAGGTATCACACTACTTTGTCAAGAAAGAGTGCTTTGAATCGGGCCGAGTGCTAAGCCTTAGCTCAAATAATATCTTCTTCATTTCTCGAAACCAATTTGAGGGCTATGAAAATATTGCATGTCTCAACCTCTCAAGAAATGGATTTTCTGCAGCACTTAACGGCACAGAGTTCCACTCGCTTCCTGATCTGACATACCTGGACCTATCTTTCAACAAGATTGACCTGGCCTATGACAACGCCTTCAAAGAACTGCAGAAACTTCAAGTACTCGACCTCAGTTACAACCCACACTACTTTCTATCATACGGGATAACGCACAATTTAAATTTCATAAGAAACCTGCCTGTCCTGAGAGTGCTGAATATGAGTCACAATGCCATTTCCACGTTAACAACAAAACAGCTGTGCAGCCAATCTTTGTCTGAACTTCAGTTTACGGATAACAATCTTGGAATTCTTTGGAAAGAAAAGGATGTCACGTACAACATGCTTTTTACTAATCTCACCAATTTAACGTATTTAGATATATCCGATAACAAAATTGGCAAAATTCCAGacaatatatatcaatatattccGCGTAACCTCACCAAACTATGCATAAGCCATAACTTGCTCACTGGTTTTAAATGGGACGCAATTAAGTATTTCCACCAACTTCAAGTTTTAGACCTGAGCTTCAATTCTTTATCTGACGTGACGGGTATAAATTCAAACTTCACTCAGACTTTGATTTTCCTTGACTTGAGCCATAACTACATTTTCCACCTGGACGATGGATTCATAAAGGGTCCGAGGAGCCTTAGCATTCTCAGCCTTAGCTACAACAAACTCACCACCATCAATCAATCTACCTTCCAGTCCAGACCCGATAAtcagattcagattttgtaCTTGCAAGGGAATCCGTTCCAATGTACCTGTGACTCATTAGATTTCATTCTGTGGATTGAAGACAGTAACGTAAAAATCCCAAGACTGACCACTGAGGTGATATGTGAAACGCCAGCAAACCAGAAGGATCAAGCACTGATATACTTTGATATAAAACAGTGTGTAAATGACAGTCAGGCATTTCTGATGTACATCCTCACTACCTCCTTCATTATTGCTTTTATGTTTGTGGCAACTACTGCTCACTTATTTTACTGGGATGCCTCCTATGTGATACACTATATGATAGCGAAGCTGAAGGGGTACAGATCCTTGAACTCATCTAACAGCTTTTATGACGCCTTTGTGACTTATGACAACAGAGATCCACATGTCTCTGAGTGGGTAATGAGCAATCTTCGGGTGAAActggaagaggaaggagagaagtctcttcctctgtgtctggaGGAGAGGGACTGGGTGCCAGGAGTCCCGGTGCTGGACAACCTCACCTACAGCATCCAATACAGCCGCAAGACCCTGTTTGTCTTAACGGAGGGCTACGTTAAGACCGGGGTTTTCAAGCTGGCGATGTATCTGGCCCACCAAAGACTAATGGATGAAAATGTGGATGTGAttgtgctgctgatgctggagcCCGTCCTGCAGCACTCGCAGTTCCTGCGCCTCAGGAGGAGGCTGTGCGGGGAAAGTGTTGTTGAGTGGCCGAGGACAGCGGCCGCTGAGCCCTGGTTTTGGCAAAACCTGAGGAATGTCGTGAGGGTGGACAATCAGCTTATGTACAACCAGACTTATTCAAAATACCTCACCAGCCGGTAA